A section of the Alligator mississippiensis isolate rAllMis1 chromosome 8, rAllMis1, whole genome shotgun sequence genome encodes:
- the LOC102560382 gene encoding ubiquitin carboxyl-terminal hydrolase 12 isoform X2, translated as MEMLMTVRRLASICTMGANASALEKEIGPEQFPVNEHYFGLVNFGNTCYCNSVLQALYFCRPFREKVLAYKVQPRKKESLLTCLSDLFNSIATQKKKVGVIPPKKFISRLRKENELFDNYMQQDAHEFLNYLLNTIADLLQEEKKQEKQNGKLQNGSIESEEGEKTDLTWVHEIFQGTLTNETRCLNCEAVSSKDEDFLDLSVDVEQNTSITHCLRGFSNTETLCSEYKYYCEQCRSKQEAQKRMRVKKLPMILALHLKRFKYMDQLHRYTKLSYRVVFPLELRLFNTSGDATNPDRMYDLVAVVVHCGSGPNRGHYITIVKSHGFWLLFDDDIVETGQNS; from the exons ggCGCCAATGCCTCTGCTTTGGAGAAAGAGATTGGTCCGGAACAGTTTCCTGTGAATGAACATTATTTTGGCTTGGTCAAT TTTGGCAATACCTGCTACTGCAACTCAGTCCTACAGGCACTTTATTTTTGTCGTCCGTTTCGGGAAAAAGTTTTGGCATACAAGGTCCAGCCCCGGAAGAAGGAAAGCCTACTTACGTGCCTCTCCGATCTCTTCAATAGCATTGCCACGCAAAAGAAGAAGGTGGGGGTCATCCCTCCCAAGAAATTTATTTCTCGATTGAGGAAAGAAAATG AGTTGTTCGATAATTATATGCAGCAAGATGCACATGAATTCCTAAACTACTTACTAAACACTATTGCTGACTTGCTCCAAGAAGAGAAAAAGCAAGAGAAACAGAATGGCAAACTCCAGAATGGCAGCATTGAGAGTGAAGAAGGGGAAAAGACTGATCTCACGTGGGTCCATGAAATCTTCCAAGGAACACTAACTAATGAAACCAGATGTCTTAACTGTGAAGCT GTTAGTAGCAAAGATGAGGACTTTCTGGACCTTTCGGTTGATGTGGAACAAAATACATCAATTACTCACTGCCTAAG GGGGTTCAGTAATACTGAGACTCTATGCAGTGAATACAAATACTACTGTGAGCAGTGTCGCAGTAAACAGGAAGCACAGAAAAG AATGAGAGTGAAAAAGTTGCCCATGATTCTAGCTCTGCACTTAAAGAGGTTCAAATACATGGACCAGCTGCATCGATATACCAAACTCTCCTACCGTGTAGTCTTTCCCTTAGAGCTTCGGCTTTTTAACACTTCAGGCGATGCTACAAACCCAGACAGAATGTACGACCTTGTGGCTGTAGTTGTTCACTGTGGCAG TGGTCCAAACCGTGGACATTATATCACCATTGTGAAGAGTCATGGCTTTTGGTTGCTGTTTGATGATGACATTGTGGAG ACTGGACAAAACTCTTGA